In Thermodesulfovibrio aggregans, the following proteins share a genomic window:
- the cas1b gene encoding type I-B CRISPR-associated endonuclease Cas1b, protein MKKSIYIFSDGEIKRKDNTLYFETEDGRKYIPVENTQEILIFGEVTINKRLLEFLTESEIIMHFFNYYGYYVGSFYPREHLNSGYMILKQAEHYLDHKKRIILATKFVSGAIENIKRVLIYYANRGKPLNETVDRINSIARSIEDCESTEELMAVEGNIRDEYYQAFDIILDSEHFVFETRTKRPPKNRLNALISFANSLVYTTCLSEIYHTHLDPRIGYLHTTNFRRFTLNLDVAEIFKPIIADRVIFNLVNKGIIKSQHFEKKLDGIVLNDKGKQLLIQQMDERLRSTIQHKRLGRHVSYRQLIRLELYKIQKHLMEEEEYKPFQTGW, encoded by the coding sequence ATGAAAAAGTCCATTTACATCTTCTCTGATGGTGAAATTAAAAGAAAAGACAACACCCTTTATTTTGAAACAGAGGATGGAAGAAAATACATCCCGGTTGAAAACACTCAGGAAATATTAATATTTGGCGAAGTCACTATAAACAAGCGCTTACTTGAATTTCTTACAGAAAGCGAGATAATAATGCACTTCTTCAACTACTATGGCTACTATGTGGGTTCATTTTATCCAAGAGAGCATCTCAACTCAGGCTATATGATTCTTAAACAGGCAGAACACTATCTTGACCATAAAAAAAGAATCATACTGGCTACAAAATTTGTATCAGGAGCCATTGAAAACATCAAACGGGTGCTCATCTACTATGCAAACAGGGGAAAGCCTCTCAATGAAACTGTTGACAGAATAAATTCAATAGCCCGGTCAATTGAAGACTGCGAAAGCACGGAAGAGCTTATGGCAGTGGAGGGAAATATCCGTGATGAGTATTATCAAGCCTTTGACATTATCCTTGACAGTGAACACTTTGTGTTTGAGACAAGAACAAAGAGGCCACCCAAAAACCGGCTTAACGCACTCATCAGCTTTGCAAACTCACTTGTCTACACAACATGCCTCAGTGAGATTTATCATACCCATCTTGACCCAAGAATAGGATATTTACATACAACCAACTTTAGAAGATTTACCCTTAATCTTGATGTTGCTGAAATTTTTAAACCTATAATTGCAGACAGGGTTATATTCAACCTGGTAAATAAGGGCATTATAAAGTCTCAACACTTTGAGAAAAAACTTGATGGCATTGTATTAAACGATAAGGGAAAACAACTTTTAATACAGCAGATGGATGAAAGACTTCGTAGCACAATTCAGCATAAGAGGCTTGGCAGACACGTGTCCTATCGGCAGTTAATAAGGCTTGAACTTTACAAAATTCAGAAACATCTTATGGAAGAAGAGGAATACAAACCTTTTCAGACTGGCTGGTAA
- the cas4 gene encoding CRISPR-associated protein Cas4 — translation MVNSLHLQGTLIWYYYICPREVWLMSRHLEPYQGNPFIEIGRLISEEAYKRDRKEIMLQTPEQTGGMVIDLIKTEGEDIVVGEIKKSSRFEKSAMMQLAYYLMRLKNLGIHAKGLLLFPKEKKKIEIALTEELENELIEAQNEIKRIIALPIPPQPKMIRYCKKCGYQELCWS, via the coding sequence ATGGTAAATTCATTGCATCTTCAAGGCACCCTCATATGGTACTACTACATCTGTCCCCGGGAGGTATGGCTCATGAGCAGACATCTTGAACCATATCAGGGAAATCCTTTTATTGAGATTGGAAGGCTTATTTCTGAAGAGGCATACAAAAGAGACAGAAAGGAGATAATGCTTCAGACTCCTGAGCAGACTGGTGGAATGGTCATAGACCTCATTAAAACTGAAGGAGAAGATATAGTTGTTGGAGAAATCAAGAAAAGCTCTCGTTTTGAAAAATCTGCAATGATGCAACTTGCCTATTATCTGATGAGGCTTAAAAACCTCGGCATTCATGCAAAAGGACTGTTACTTTTTCCTAAAGAGAAAAAGAAAATTGAGATAGCACTCACAGAGGAGCTTGAAAATGAACTCATTGAGGCACAGAATGAGATAAAGCGAATCATTGCACTTCCCATACCACCTCAGCCAAAAATGATAAGATACTGCAAGAAATGTGGTTATCAAGAGCTTTGCTGGTCTTAA
- the cas7b gene encoding type I-B CRISPR-associated protein Cas7/Csh2: protein MPEIVKNRSEILFLYDVKDANPNGDPVDENKPRIDEETGVNIVTDVRLKRTIRDYLHDYKGQEIFIREIRKEDGNLKTKEERLNDFPDASIIERCIDIRLFGSTTAVENKTITLTGPVQFKYGRSLHKVDLTYVKGTTVMPSATGKQQGTFTERYILPYSLIVFYGVVNENAAKTQNIPLTNEDVDLMIEGMWNGTKNLISGSKFGQMPRLLMQIVYKEGQNFHIGELDKLISLKKSEKSEIPDEAIRDISEVKIDITELLNTLDKYKERIEKIRIKVDDRVKFLKNGGEIDLKSALSGFTVEELSF from the coding sequence ATGCCGGAAATAGTCAAAAACCGTTCAGAAATTTTATTTCTTTATGATGTTAAGGATGCCAATCCAAATGGTGATCCCGTTGATGAAAATAAGCCAAGGATTGACGAGGAGACAGGAGTAAACATCGTTACTGATGTAAGATTAAAAAGGACTATCAGGGATTATTTGCACGATTACAAAGGTCAAGAAATTTTTATTCGCGAAATCAGAAAAGAAGATGGAAATCTCAAGACAAAAGAAGAAAGGTTGAACGACTTTCCTGATGCTTCCATAATTGAAAGATGCATTGACATTCGTCTTTTTGGCTCTACCACTGCTGTGGAAAATAAAACAATTACTCTTACAGGACCAGTTCAATTCAAATATGGAAGGTCTTTACACAAAGTTGACCTAACCTATGTCAAAGGCACTACTGTTATGCCCTCTGCGACTGGTAAACAACAAGGCACCTTTACAGAACGTTATATCCTTCCCTATTCTTTAATTGTTTTTTATGGGGTTGTAAATGAAAATGCTGCGAAAACACAAAACATTCCGCTCACCAATGAAGATGTTGATTTAATGATTGAAGGAATGTGGAACGGCACAAAAAACCTTATCTCAGGTTCAAAGTTCGGTCAGATGCCAAGACTTCTTATGCAGATTGTTTATAAAGAAGGACAAAATTTTCACATCGGGGAGCTTGATAAACTCATTTCTCTAAAAAAATCAGAAAAATCAGAAATTCCTGATGAAGCTATAAGGGATATTTCAGAAGTAAAAATAGATATAACCGAGCTTCTGAATACTCTTGATAAATATAAGGAAAGAATAGAAAAAATCAGAATAAAGGTTGATGATAGGGTAAAGTTTCTCAAGAATGGTGGAGAAATAGATTTAAAAAGTGCCTTAAGTGGTTTCACCGTAGAGGAACTCAGTTTTTAG
- a CDS encoding CRISPR-associated helicase/endonuclease Cas3 has translation MEKISLSSNLYSHPDKLLEDHLVNVARLMNLFLSEKPLSIQNELKEIARIIGLTHDIGKATSYFQEYLFAEDPKKSKLKSEYSAHSLFSAVCTYFLVKEFCQRTDNKNELLPLFAYIVVRRHHDDLIDVMDELSLFDSKNLQILHEQLNSIDDTSFSVLCKILYQQGIPVLINKKMLHDWFNGFGDELKQYRKLLRKARDLTRYLTLNLLYSLLLDADKSDVVIGNLNIPERKDYDEKEWIDNYITNLPVTSKINELRNEAYREVNGKIVDSTRQKIYSINLPTGFGKTLTGFSFALKLKNELKKNCINPRIIYSLPFLSIIEQNYHVIEKVLEINRILPNSDVILKHHHLSEIFYKTHEKEYTSGEAEILIEGWNAEIIITTFIQLFHTLFSNRNSSLRKFHRLTNSIIILDEIQAIPIKYWNLIKTILTLLAEKFNTHIILMTATEPLIFNKQEILSMTEASKYYDKIDRIELISEVNNPFKIEQLIDQIDENQKCSKLFIFNTISSAKNFYYLIKDTSISKTFLSAHIVPVERQKRIDEIRKGKYKLVVSTQLVEAGVDIDFDIVYRDIAPLDSIIQSAGRCNRNAINKKGLVKVFSLIDEKGRRYASYIYDAVLLDITEKLLSAQTIFKEKELFHLLDKYFQQTAEKLNQTESSEILEAVAKLKYDKQNSDELAISDFRLIQEDYPKIDVFIEYDETAVKVWREFEKIKMIKNIFERKKEFLQIRKDFYNYIISVPANTENLPPKIMDTYYISKNQLEDYYDQETGFKTKAELLLW, from the coding sequence ATGGAGAAAATATCACTTTCTTCTAATTTATACTCCCATCCAGATAAATTGCTGGAAGACCATTTAGTTAATGTCGCTCGCTTAATGAATCTTTTTCTATCGGAAAAACCTTTATCTATTCAAAATGAACTTAAGGAAATTGCACGCATAATTGGACTCACCCACGATATAGGTAAGGCAACCAGCTATTTCCAAGAGTATCTTTTTGCAGAAGATCCGAAAAAGTCAAAGTTAAAGTCAGAATATTCTGCCCACAGTCTTTTTTCTGCTGTATGCACATATTTTTTGGTGAAAGAATTTTGTCAAAGAACAGATAATAAAAATGAACTTTTACCACTTTTTGCCTACATTGTTGTAAGAAGGCATCATGATGATCTGATAGATGTAATGGATGAATTGTCTTTATTTGATAGTAAAAATCTTCAAATACTGCACGAACAATTGAATAGTATTGACGATACTTCTTTTTCGGTGCTATGTAAAATCCTTTATCAGCAAGGAATCCCTGTTTTAATTAATAAAAAGATGCTCCATGATTGGTTTAATGGATTTGGAGATGAACTGAAACAATACAGAAAATTATTAAGAAAAGCGAGAGATTTAACGCGGTATCTTACTTTAAATCTTCTTTATTCATTGCTTCTTGATGCAGATAAAAGCGATGTAGTAATTGGAAATTTAAACATTCCAGAGAGAAAAGACTACGATGAAAAAGAATGGATTGATAATTATATAACTAATCTGCCAGTAACTTCTAAAATAAATGAGCTTAGAAATGAAGCTTACAGGGAAGTAAACGGAAAAATTGTTGATTCAACCCGACAGAAAATTTATTCCATAAACCTCCCCACTGGATTCGGGAAAACCTTAACAGGTTTTTCTTTCGCTTTAAAATTAAAAAATGAGCTTAAAAAGAATTGTATCAATCCAAGGATAATTTACTCCTTACCTTTTCTTAGCATAATAGAACAAAATTACCATGTCATTGAAAAAGTGCTTGAAATAAACAGAATTCTCCCAAATTCTGATGTTATTTTAAAGCATCATCATCTTTCAGAAATTTTTTACAAAACCCATGAAAAAGAATATACATCAGGAGAAGCAGAAATATTAATAGAAGGATGGAACGCAGAAATAATAATAACTACTTTTATTCAATTATTCCATACCTTGTTCTCCAATAGAAACAGCAGCTTACGAAAATTTCACCGTTTAACTAACTCAATTATTATACTTGACGAAATACAAGCTATACCTATCAAATACTGGAACCTAATAAAGACAATACTCACACTTCTTGCAGAGAAATTTAATACCCATATTATCCTGATGACCGCTACAGAGCCATTGATATTTAATAAACAAGAAATATTGAGTATGACAGAAGCGTCTAAATACTATGACAAAATTGATAGGATAGAACTAATTTCTGAGGTTAACAATCCTTTTAAAATTGAACAACTTATCGACCAAATTGATGAGAATCAAAAATGTTCTAAACTATTTATTTTTAACACAATTTCATCAGCTAAAAATTTCTATTATCTTATTAAAGATACTTCTATATCAAAGACCTTTCTGAGCGCCCATATTGTTCCAGTAGAAAGGCAAAAAAGAATTGACGAGATTAGAAAAGGAAAATATAAATTAGTTGTTTCCACTCAGCTTGTGGAGGCAGGGGTGGATATAGACTTTGACATTGTATATAGAGACATTGCTCCTTTAGACAGTATCATACAGTCTGCTGGAAGATGTAATAGAAATGCTATTAATAAAAAAGGACTTGTAAAAGTCTTTAGCTTAATTGATGAAAAAGGTAGACGCTATGCATCTTATATTTATGATGCCGTTTTGCTTGACATAACAGAGAAATTATTATCTGCTCAAACTATTTTTAAAGAAAAGGAGCTTTTCCATTTACTTGATAAATATTTTCAGCAAACTGCTGAAAAACTGAATCAAACAGAATCCTCAGAAATTTTAGAAGCGGTTGCCAAACTAAAATATGACAAACAAAACTCGGATGAGTTGGCAATCTCTGATTTTAGATTGATACAGGAAGATTATCCCAAAATAGATGTATTTATTGAATATGATGAAACTGCAGTAAAAGTCTGGAGGGAATTTGAAAAAATTAAAATGATAAAAAACATTTTTGAACGGAAAAAAGAATTCTTGCAAATACGCAAAGATTTTTACAATTATATAATCTCTGTTCCAGCAAATACCGAAAATCTGCCTCCCAAAATTATGGATACTTACTATATATCTAAAAATCAACTTGAAGATTATTATGATCAAGAAACGGGATTTAAAACTAAAGCAGAGTTGTTGTTATGGTAA
- the cas5b gene encoding type I-B CRISPR-associated protein Cas5b yields the protein MKVLVFDLYGDFAHFRKYYTTTSPLTFSFPPPPTLAGILGAIYGAQKNEYLNIFGYENCKIALRILNPIKKVRMGINLINTKDNKYFLLIKKKNHEPHTQIFTEFVKSPRYRIYVSHSDKKVFDKLVTMLQSHQSFYTVSLGLSELLAGFNFVGVYEAQEKQKEKVEISSVISISNLIEKGIEIQPERKYFKEKIPIKMTQERIVEIYEDIIYELDGKTIKASLKTLYCLENGENITFF from the coding sequence ATGAAGGTGCTTGTTTTTGACTTATATGGCGATTTTGCTCATTTCAGAAAATACTACACTACTACTTCTCCTCTTACCTTTTCTTTTCCACCTCCACCAACACTCGCAGGCATATTAGGCGCTATATATGGAGCTCAGAAAAATGAGTATTTAAATATTTTTGGATATGAAAATTGTAAAATCGCTTTAAGAATATTGAATCCAATAAAAAAAGTGCGAATGGGAATAAATCTTATAAACACTAAAGATAACAAATACTTTCTTCTTATCAAAAAGAAAAATCACGAGCCACATACCCAGATATTCACAGAATTTGTTAAATCTCCAAGATATAGAATTTATGTTTCACACTCTGATAAAAAAGTTTTTGATAAACTCGTTACAATGCTTCAATCACATCAATCGTTCTATACAGTATCTTTAGGATTAAGTGAGCTTCTTGCGGGTTTTAATTTTGTTGGAGTATATGAAGCTCAAGAAAAACAAAAGGAAAAAGTAGAAATAAGTAGTGTTATCTCAATTAGTAACCTTATAGAAAAAGGCATAGAAATACAACCAGAGAGAAAATATTTTAAAGAAAAAATACCGATAAAAATGACTCAAGAAAGAATAGTGGAAATTTATGAAGATATTATCTATGAGCTAGATGGTAAAACTATCAAGGCTTCTTTAAAAACTCTTTATTGTCTTGAGAATGGAGAAAATATCACTTTCTTCTAA